A DNA window from Camelina sativa cultivar DH55 chromosome 17, Cs, whole genome shotgun sequence contains the following coding sequences:
- the LOC104756324 gene encoding protein TRIGALACTOSYLDIACYLGLYCEROL 1, chloroplastic-like → MMQTCCIHQSFCFPHRIIPRIDASSSIGINKLPKQPCQLGFIRKTQSFGISNLTRQRRLYVNLNANDGHPSMSMLEQEEVEEEASAENSTQSPGAELPFSKWSPSKYIWRGLSVPIIAGQVVLRILKGKIHWRNTLQQLERTGPKSLGVCLLTSTFVGMAFTIQFVREFTRLGLNRSIGGVLALAFSRELSPVITSIVVAGRMGSAFAAELGTMQVSEQTDTLRVLGADPIDYLITPRVIASCLALPFLTLMCFTVGMASSALLSDAVYGISINIIMDSAHRALRPWDIVSAMIKSQVFGAIISVISCSWGVTTTGGAKGVGESTTSAVVMSLVGIFIADFVLSSFFFQGAGDSLKNCV, encoded by the exons ATGATGCAGACTTGTTGTATCCATCAATCGTTTTGTTTCCCTCATAG AATCATTCCAAGGATTGATGCATCATCATCCATTGGGATTAATAAGCTCCCTAAGCAGCCTTGTCAACTTGGGTTCATCAGAAAAACTCAGTCATTTGGGATTTCGAATCTAACACGGCAAAGAAGATTATATGTGAACTTGAATGCTAATGATGGTCACCCATCCATGTCTATGTTAGaacaagaagaagtagaagaagaagcatccgCTGAAAACAGCACACAGAGTCCGGGAGCTGAGCTTCCGTTTAGCAAATGGTCACCTTCTAAGTACATTTGGAGAGGCTTATCAGTCCCTATCATTGCAGGACAAGTCGTTCTCCGGATTCTTAAGGGTAAAATCCACTGGAGGAACACTCTTCAACAGCTGGAGAGAACAGGACCCAAATCTCTTGGAGTTTGTCTTCTCACTTCTACGTTTGTTGGTATGGCTTTCACGATCCAGTTCGTTAGagaattcactagactaggttTAAACAGATCCATTGGAGGCGTCTTGGCTTTAGCCTTCTCTAGAGAGCTAAGTCCAGTCATCACATCGATCGTTGTTGCTGGACGAATGGGAAGCGCGTTTGCAGCTGAGCTAGGAACAATGCAAGTCTCAGAGCAAACTGATACACTCAGGGTTTTAGGAGCTGACCCAATTGATTATCTAATCACACCAAGAGTCATCGCATCCTGTCTGGCTTTACCGTTTCTGACACTCATGTGTTTCACTGTCGGTATGGCTTCGAGCGCTCTACTCTCTGATGCGGTTTACGGGATCAGTATTAACATAATCATGGACTCTGCTCACAGAGCACTTAGACCATGGGATATTGTGAGTGCCATGATTAAATCTCAGGTCTTTGGAGCTATCATATCGGTGATTAGTTGTTCTTGGGGAGTAACCACTACGGGAGGTGCTAAAGGTGTTGGTGAATCTACAACCTCTGCAGTTGTCATGTCTCTTGTTGGAATCTTTATTGCggattttgttctttcttccttcttctttcagGGTGCTGGCGATTCTTTGAAGAACTGtgtttga
- the LOC104756325 gene encoding cell division control protein 48 homolog C-like, with protein MVKRGRSGRVANRRFQKLVLESSEKGSAPEEIVDELRSKDREWARLSRHVLLLNVNQILQSRNVGGKYEEESNGRSKSLKRAATASPSGSSWSDAVDGNVLDDSGKSTPQFDLTNDNLRASYDTRKQIRVSDEVELLETENNEGKKFKDLGGLKDILHDLTMRIKIPLLFPQIYERLQEKPISGILLHGPPGCGKSTLARAIGIETGLPFNMKSASEFVSGVAGESEENVRKLFSEAYRKAPSVIFIDEIDAIAAKRENHQKGMETRLLTQLMSCMDREYMLQKEKEAGFETSGHVIVIAATNKVDALDPAMRRALRFDKEIYLGVPDEKAREEILSLITRNRPLEPGFDMAMVPRKTSGFVGADLTLLVKDAAKVAAERCVYSRASELSTDIDHLLSMQPCAFPAEEMEKLFYTTSDFEEALKDAKPSSTREGFSIIPSVTWEDVGGLDHIRKEFYRHIIKPLKHPEECEGFEFCSETGFMLYGPPGCGKTLVAEAVANEAGVNYIHIKGPQLLSKYVGETEKAIRELFSSARSCSPCLIFLDEFDALTTKRGSGEGAWVVERPLNQLLAELSGGQGRDGVIVIVIGATNRPQEIDPAVTRPGRFGKHIYLPLPNAVQRGLILKSLSRKVPLDSSVDLDEIARMEGCENLSGADLVGLVKEAGLLARDDETCSKPRRIKKIHFEDVLTRIKPSVSMQQLREYDQIHSSMQSRR; from the coding sequence ATGGTGAAAAGAGGTCGGAGCGGCCGCGTTGCAAATCGGAGATTCCAAAAACTAGTTCTTGAATCATCTGAGAAGGGATCAGCACCAGAGGAAATCGTCGACGAGCTCCGTTCAAAGGACCGTGAATGGGCTCGATTGAGTCGTCATGTTCTCCTGCTTAACGTCAACCAAATCCTCCAATCCAGGAACGTAGGCGGTAAATACGAAGAAGAAAGCAATGGAAGATCAAAATCACTGAAGAGAGCCGCCACAGCTTCACCATCAGGTTCCTCGTGGTCTGATGCCGTGGATGGAAATGTATTAGATGATAGTGGTAAGTCAACTCCACAGTTTGATTTGACAAATGATAATCTCAGGGCTTCGTATGATACACGGaaacaaattagggtttctgatgAAGTTGAATTATTAGAGACAGAGAATAACGAAGGTAAGAAGTTTAAGGATCTTGGTGGGTTAAAGGATATATTGCATGACCTAACAATGCGTATAAAGATTCCTCTGCTTTTCCCTCAAATCTATGAACGTCTTCAAGAGAAGCCAATCTCTGGGATCTTACTTCATGGTCCACCTGGTTGTGGCAAGTCTACATTGGCTCGTGCCATTGGTATTGAAACTGGTCTTCCTTTTAACATGAAATCTGCTTCTGAGTTTGTTTCTGGTGTTGCGGGTGAATCTGAAGAGAATGTTAGAAAGCTCTTCTCTGAAGCGTATAGAAAGGCTCCTTCTGTTATCTTTATCGATGAGATTGACGCGATTGCAGCAAAGAGGGAGAATCATCAGAAAGGTATGGAGACTCGTCTTCTGACACAGTTGATGAGTTGCATGGATCGAGAGTACATGCTTCAAAAGGAGAAAGAGGCGGGTTTCGAAACTAGCGGTCATGTTATTGTTATTGCAGCTACAAATAAAGTTGACGCTCTTGATCCAGCTATGAGAAGGGCACTACGGTTCGACAAGGAGATCTATCTCGGTGTGCCAGATGAAAAGGCAAGAGAAGAGATTCTTTCTTTGATAACACGGAACCGTCCTCTTGAACCAGGTTTTGATATGGCAATGGTACCTCGTAAGACGTCAGGATTCGTCGGGGCAGATCTAACACTTTTGGTTAAGGATGCTGCAAAAGTGGCAGCGGAGAGATGTGTGTATTCAAGAGCGTCAGAACTTTCAACTGATATTGATCATTTGTTGAGTATGCAGCCATGTGCGTTTCCAGCTGAAGAGATGGAGAAACTCTTCTACACTACCTCGGATTTTGAGGAAGCACTGAAAGATGCTAAACCTTCGTCAACAAGAGAAGGGTTCTCTATTATACCTAGTGTAACATGGGAAGATGTAGGCGGTCTTGATCATATAAGAAAAGAGTTTTATCGTCATATAATCAAACCGTTGAAACATCCAGAAGAGTGCGAGGGGTTTGAGTTCTGTTCAGAGACTGGTTTTATGCTATATGGACCACCTGGTTGTGGTAAAACATTAGTAGCCGAAGCCGTGGCTAACGAAGCAGGAGTTAATTATATTCACATCAAGGGTCCGCAGCTTCTGAGCAAATACGTTGGAGAGACTGAGAAAGCGATTAGGGAGCTGTTTAGCAGCGCAAGGTCGTGTTCGCCGTGCCTTATCTTTCTCGACGAGTTTGATGCATTGACAACAAAACGTGGATCAGGAGAAGGTGCTTGGGTTGTTGAACGGCCACTGAATCAGTTGCTCGCTGAACTGAGCGGTGGACAAGGACGAGATGgtgtgattgtgattgtgattggtGCAACGAATAGACCGCAAGAGATTGATCCTGCGGTTACAAGACCAGGGAGGTTTGGGAAACATATCTATTTACCTCTTCCAAACGCTGTTCAACGAGGTTTGATTCTAAAATCTCTTTCGAGGAAGGTTCCTTTAGACTCAAGTGTTGATCTGGATGAGATAGCGAGAATGGAGGGTTGTGAGAATCTTAGTGGGGCTGATCTTGTCGGTTTGGTTAAAGAAGCTGGTTTGCTGGCTCGAGACGATGAGACTTGCTCGAAACCTCGTAGGATCAAGAAGATTCATTTTGAGGACGTTTTGACTCGTATTAAACCTTCTGTTTCGATGCAGCAATTAAGAGAGTATGATCAAATACACTCATCTATGCAAAGCCGCAGGTGA